One Ricinus communis isolate WT05 ecotype wild-type chromosome 7, ASM1957865v1, whole genome shotgun sequence genomic region harbors:
- the LOC8275940 gene encoding agamous-like MADS-box protein AGL29 isoform X1 → MFTSSEINCLTGIISMGRKKTQMSLIQGESARQVSFSKRRTGIFKKASELCTLCAVEAAVVIFSPGGKAFTFGHPCFEAIMKKLADPENPDNGFAEHMAEHEATLRDLNKQYSDLLEQLKAEEKRGEELKQMLLLDKPIDDLNLDELLTLQAFMERAKADLLKRLGARPVQNSDPSASSSGNSTEAIDPSVTKSKANNADTHGNCHGVCNGD, encoded by the exons ATGTTCACATCGTCAGAGATCAACTGCTTAACAG GAATTATCAGCATGGGTCGTAAGAAAACTCAAATGAGCTTGATTCAGGGAGAAAGTGCTCGTCAAGTTTCTTTTTCGAAGCGCCGAACTGGCATCTTTAAGAAGGCTAGCGAACTTTGTACCTTGTGTGCAGTAGAAGCAGCAGTTGTTATCTTCTCCCCAGGCGGCAAGGCCTTCACCTTTGGACATCCCTGCTTTGAAGCAATTATGAAGAAGCTTGCTGACCCAGAGAATCCAGATAATGGCTTTGCTGAGCATATGGCTGAGCATGAGGCCACTCTTCGTGATCTAAACAAGCAGTATTCTGATCTACTCGAACAACTAAAAGCTGAAGAAAAGCGAGGAGAGGAGCTCAAGCAGATGCTATTGTTAGATAAACCAATTGATGACCTCAACTTGGATGAGCTGCTGACATTGCAAGCATTCATGGAGAGAGCTAAAGCAGATCTGTTGAAGCGACTTGGAGCTCGTCCAGTTCAGAATTCTGATCCTTCCGCTTCCTCCTCAGGAAACTCAACTGAAGCCATTGATCCCTCTGTCACTAAGTCAAAAGCAAATAATGCTGATACTCATGGCAATTGCCATGGGGTTTGCAATGGAGATTGA
- the LOC8275939 gene encoding cytochrome c oxidase subunit 6a, mitochondrial has protein sequence MATALMRSGLRNALRGGSKPSAPLKRRFSSSAHHDDAYEAAEASKWEKITYVAIASCSILAIYNLSKGHPHHEEPPAYPYMHIRNKEFPWGPDGLFESKHH, from the exons ATGGCGACGGCGTTGATGCGATCTGGTCTTCGAAATGCTCTTCGCGGCGGCTCTAAGCCCTCTGCTCCTCTCAAGAGACGTTTCTCTTCCTCTGCTCATCACGACGATGCAT ATGAAGCAGCAGAAGCATCAAAGTGGGAGAAGATAACTTATGTGGCAATCGCCAGTTGCAGTATTTTAGCAATTTATAACCTGTCAAAGGGACATCCCCACCATGAAGAACCTCCC GCATACCCATACATGCACATTCGCAATAAGGAGTTCCCATGGG GACCTGATGGGCTTTTTGAGTCGAAGCACCATTAA
- the LOC8275940 gene encoding agamous-like MADS-box protein AGL29 isoform X2 yields MGRKKTQMSLIQGESARQVSFSKRRTGIFKKASELCTLCAVEAAVVIFSPGGKAFTFGHPCFEAIMKKLADPENPDNGFAEHMAEHEATLRDLNKQYSDLLEQLKAEEKRGEELKQMLLLDKPIDDLNLDELLTLQAFMERAKADLLKRLGARPVQNSDPSASSSGNSTEAIDPSVTKSKANNADTHGNCHGVCNGD; encoded by the coding sequence ATGGGTCGTAAGAAAACTCAAATGAGCTTGATTCAGGGAGAAAGTGCTCGTCAAGTTTCTTTTTCGAAGCGCCGAACTGGCATCTTTAAGAAGGCTAGCGAACTTTGTACCTTGTGTGCAGTAGAAGCAGCAGTTGTTATCTTCTCCCCAGGCGGCAAGGCCTTCACCTTTGGACATCCCTGCTTTGAAGCAATTATGAAGAAGCTTGCTGACCCAGAGAATCCAGATAATGGCTTTGCTGAGCATATGGCTGAGCATGAGGCCACTCTTCGTGATCTAAACAAGCAGTATTCTGATCTACTCGAACAACTAAAAGCTGAAGAAAAGCGAGGAGAGGAGCTCAAGCAGATGCTATTGTTAGATAAACCAATTGATGACCTCAACTTGGATGAGCTGCTGACATTGCAAGCATTCATGGAGAGAGCTAAAGCAGATCTGTTGAAGCGACTTGGAGCTCGTCCAGTTCAGAATTCTGATCCTTCCGCTTCCTCCTCAGGAAACTCAACTGAAGCCATTGATCCCTCTGTCACTAAGTCAAAAGCAAATAATGCTGATACTCATGGCAATTGCCATGGGGTTTGCAATGGAGATTGA